In Desulfovibrio inopinatus DSM 10711, the DNA window ATGGGGGGATCGTCGTCTCTTGAGAAATTTGCTCGCCATTCAGCATAACGACGCCATCCATCGGGGAGACGCTACAAACGCCATCACAAATGGAAATGCTCATGTGGTGTTCGGCCAGCGCCGAATCTGCCAGAGCAAAGTCGCAATCATCACTCGCCCCAAGGACGTAGTCGCCGTCTTTAAGGGAGATCTCAGCGCCTGCATGGGGCCCGGTGAGAATTTTTAGAACCAGTTCTTCGCCAGGCATGTCTCACTCTGCGTTTTCCTGGCACCCATCATGGGCACAAGGGTTACGGCGTCGTTTGAGAAGGTCTGGGACGTCGCGAACAGCCACCCCACCCCGACTGCTCCCAGTCGTCTTTAAAGACACCTTGCGTAGCCTCGGTCTTGGATGCGTCCGTCTCCGTAGGATTCTTCTTATCCACCATAGAGACAACGAACTCCTCTTTGAAGTCATCAACCTGATGTTGTCGGTAATCGACAAACTTTGGGGTAATGATAAAAATACGTTCCCGACGATTGACGGTTTTGGTCTCTTTACCAAAAAGCGTACCGAGATAAGGAATATCTTTGAGAAACGGAATGCCTTCGTCTTTTACTTCCATCTCTTCATAGTATTGACCACCGATAATCAGGCTCTGGCCGGGAGGAACGATTGCTTCCGTATTGATCATGCTTTTTTTAACCGTAGGAATTTCGTCTACGGTTTCTCCGGAGTCCGGGGTTCCATCCTCAATGTTCAGCAGTAGCTTGATTTTGCGTTCACCGTGTTCTTCTACAAGATGAGGTGTCACTCTAAGAACAGTACCGGCTGTGACTTTATATAAATCAGTATCATACGTTCCTGGTACACGCACATAAAAAGTCTGTGAGGACTCCATCTGCGCCTGAATGTTGTCCATCGTAAGCACAGAAGGACGTGACAAGACTTTCGCTTGTCCGTCGCTTTCCAGAGCATGTACCTGTGCCATGATCTGCGTGAGACTTTTAGAATAGATGGTGGATAAATTGAGGCCTTCTCCCGCAACATCCAGTAAATCATCCGCTGAACCGTCTGTACCGACATTCGCACCGCCGACAACACCGACAGTGGAACCTCCTTCGGGAGGTGTTTTCACCACCCAGCTCACACCCAATTCTCGAAGTTTGTCTACGGCAACATCCATGATCACGGCCTTGATTTCTACCAAATTCACCGGCACATCCAGTTCGCGGATCATCGCTGCATAGTACGGCATTTTCTCGCGCACATCCCACACAATGACAGCATTCAGTCGCTGGTCGGCAAGAATGCGCGGTCCCTGGTTCACGGAACTAGAGCCTGGACCGGTGTCGACAACCCCGCCTGTCTGAATCTTGCTAATCGCCTGGGCTGGGTCCGTCGCATCGTTAGCGCCAGTAAGATCTTTAAGCTTTAAAGACGTTTCTGTAGACTGAGAAGCGTCATCGTCGGCATCAAGGGCGTTCTGTCCAGTAACCATCTCTCGTAGCAGTGTCGCCATACCCGGAACGGTAACTTGCTTGTCCATAAGCTGCACTTCATGATCTCCCGCCCAGGCATGCTTCAAGCGGAAGGCTCGCATAACCTTCTCTTCTAAGGCAGCCTCACCATATTGCTTGGCGAGTGTAGCCACCAGCTCAACATATCGAGGCGGCCCAGAGAGAAAGATAACTTTTCCCTCCGGCCATTCACGCCATGGATAACGCGGGTCATATACTCCAAGAGATTGAAGCATACTCATAAGTCGACCAGGGGAAAGAATTCCTAGGTTAATGAGTTCGCTTTTATTCTCTGTGTTCTTATAAAAGAACACATTGCTTCCGTCATAATAATACGAAAGCCCATAATTTTTAGTGACTATTGACAGAAAATCACTGGAAGGAATAGTGTCGAAATTCCCCGATACATGTCCTGTAATGGAGGAACTGATGACTCCCGTGACCCCTTGCGCTTTACAGAAATCTTGCAACAGATCGCGAAGAGAAACATTGTCCGCAACATAGGTAAAAGATCCCTTTACCCATGGTCGACTTTGCGCGCTGGAATAGACGATGAGAGGGGCTAGGACAAGGGCGATAAACACCACACGGAGGCAAAGGGCTCGCATATTATTTTATAACCAGGACGATAACAAATTAAACAACGCAAGTGTAACTATTTTGGACAGATACGACGTAATTGCGAGCCAAATACCACCATTCCACCCTTCTTACAAGGTTTTACTCCCCATGTACTGAAATTCCACGCGCCGAAAACATTCTTCTCGTCTTCGGCGCGTGTGTGAGATTACTGTTATTTTGTCCTCAGCATGAATGCTGAGGATTAGCCCTCAAAGTCAAAATCTTATGCATAGGCTATATAATGCAGCGCAATATACAAGGTTGCATTGTTTTTGATAGAGCAAAAAACAA includes these proteins:
- the sctC gene encoding type III secretion system outer membrane ring subunit SctC is translated as MRALCLRVVFIALVLAPLIVYSSAQSRPWVKGSFTYVADNVSLRDLLQDFCKAQGVTGVISSSITGHVSGNFDTIPSSDFLSIVTKNYGLSYYYDGSNVFFYKNTENKSELINLGILSPGRLMSMLQSLGVYDPRYPWREWPEGKVIFLSGPPRYVELVATLAKQYGEAALEEKVMRAFRLKHAWAGDHEVQLMDKQVTVPGMATLLREMVTGQNALDADDDASQSTETSLKLKDLTGANDATDPAQAISKIQTGGVVDTGPGSSSVNQGPRILADQRLNAVIVWDVREKMPYYAAMIRELDVPVNLVEIKAVIMDVAVDKLRELGVSWVVKTPPEGGSTVGVVGGANVGTDGSADDLLDVAGEGLNLSTIYSKSLTQIMAQVHALESDGQAKVLSRPSVLTMDNIQAQMESSQTFYVRVPGTYDTDLYKVTAGTVLRVTPHLVEEHGERKIKLLLNIEDGTPDSGETVDEIPTVKKSMINTEAIVPPGQSLIIGGQYYEEMEVKDEGIPFLKDIPYLGTLFGKETKTVNRRERIFIITPKFVDYRQHQVDDFKEEFVVSMVDKKNPTETDASKTEATQGVFKDDWEQSGWGGCSRRPRPSQTTP